Proteins encoded by one window of Arabidopsis thaliana chromosome 2, partial sequence:
- a CDS encoding RING/U-box superfamily protein (RING/U-box superfamily protein; FUNCTIONS IN: zinc ion binding; CONTAINS InterPro DOMAIN/s: Zinc finger, RING-type (InterPro:IPR001841), Zinc finger, C3HC4 RING-type (InterPro:IPR018957); BEST Arabidopsis thaliana protein match is: RING/U-box superfamily protein (TAIR:AT3G05545.1); Has 153 Blast hits to 139 proteins in 31 species: Archae - 0; Bacteria - 6; Metazoa - 3; Fungi - 12; Plants - 96; Viruses - 0; Other Eukaryotes - 36 (source: NCBI BLink).) produces the protein MARTIKYRLLIEFHRVNKQVERIYSKSSGSSNVNEGKRFAFDLNVEPVDETLDLNVEPVDEENRDALNPVDEENHDSMNHVAKQNHDSSNHVDQEIRDSQNLIDEENHDSPKDSDYLGDLDLCSICRGALVNENDVQRTLVTLKCVHKFHLDCIGSAYNAKGFMECPNCRNIEPGHWQFSDGTHFNPNGMIANNEEEEEDNDPGSFSQMIVKSEVCPFGCLGQRYPFDPLGRSDISMINAPMNLSCPSTSTVQLNPSDVWESTQPFLSSRHHLMVEDEIYRMIYGDRIEMGERSGNHRGRESNGNGDNGGSSTFGGNGNGNGINATVLCSSRTGSSNYFSTSQVKVTIQRLENVHGLIGISS, from the exons ATGGCGCGAACTATTAAATATCGGTTATTAATTG AGTTTCATAGAGTCAATAAACAAGTAGAGAGAATATATTCTAAGAGTTCAGGAAGTAGCAATGTTAATGAAGGCAAAAGATTTGCTTTTGATCTCAACGTGGAACCTGTTGATGAAACTTTGGACCTCAACGTTGAACCTGTTGATGAAGAGAATCGTGATGCTCTGAATCCTGTTGATGAAGAGAATCATGACTCTATGAATCATGTTGCTAAACAGAATCATGATTCTTCTAATCATGTTGATCAAGAGATTCGTGATTCTCAGAATCTTATTGATGAAGAGAATCATGATTCTCCAAAAGACTCAGATTATCTCGGTGACTTGGATTTGTGTTCGATTTGTCGTGGGGCTTTGGTCAATGAGAATGATGTTCAACGAACACTGGTTACACTTAAATGTGTTCACAAGTTTCACCTCG ACTGTATCGGCTCAGCCTATAATGCAAAGGGCTTCATGGAATGTCCAAACTGTAGAAATATAGAACCGGGTCATTGGCAGTTTTCAGACGGTACTCACTTCAATCCCAATGGTATGATTGCtaataatgaagaagaagaagaagacaatgatCCTGGATCCTTTTCTCAGATG ATTGTAAAATCAGAGGTGTGCCCTTTTGGATGCTTAGGTCAACGGTATCCTTTTGA TCCCTTAGGAAGATCCGACATCTCAATGATTAATGCACCAATGAATTTGTCATGTCCAAGCACTAGCACGGTGCAACTTAACCCATCTGACGTATGGGAGAGTACTCAGCCTTTCCTGTCATCGAGGCATCACCTCATGGTCGAAGATGAGATATACCGCATGATTTACGGTGACAGAATTGAAATGGGAGAAAGAAGTGGCAACCATAGAGGCAGAGAAAGCAATGGAAATGGTGATAACGGAGGAAGCAGCACCTTTGGTGGCAATGGCAACGGCAATGGGATAA ATGCAACGGTTCTCTGTTCGTCGAGGACCGGAagttcaaattatttttcaacgTCACAAGTTAAAGTGACCATTCAACGGCTGGAGAATGTTCATGGACTCATCGGGATCTCTTCTTAG
- a CDS encoding PRKR-interacting protein (unknown protein; CONTAINS InterPro DOMAIN/s: Protein of unknown function DUF1168 (InterPro:IPR009548); Has 1930 Blast hits to 1364 proteins in 219 species: Archae - 0; Bacteria - 44; Metazoa - 762; Fungi - 280; Plants - 96; Viruses - 3; Other Eukaryotes - 745 (source: NCBI BLink).) has product MSSGKPKQGDTRLVVAATTASALMEAKKADHGGSSSIVEYKPPVMLEDEEDLEVKLRRILENVPVRVSNTSGSSAGSGSGDFHQYRQMRRREQDRLTRMDIDYNKRLKMAEFTIRREEKQKAAEEKTSKKRLKRQKKKQKKQEKKQKPNTTEEEVKQPRVGEISSDEGEDEVEEESVLEPLRPMFNIKFQENRS; this is encoded by the exons ATGTCGTCCGGGAAGCCAAAGCAAGGCGACACACGATTGGTGGTTGCTGCCACTACGGCGTCGGCATTGATGGAAGCGAAGAAGGCTGATCACGGAGGATCTTCGTCTATCGTTGAGTATAAACCGCCGGTGATgcttgaagatgaagaagatctaGAAGTAAAGCTCCGACGTATCCTTGAGAACGTTCCTGTTCGTGTTAGTAATACTTCTGGAAGTTCCGCTGGTTCTGGTTCTGGAGATTTCCATCAG TACCGGCAAATGAGGCGGAGAGAACAAGACCGACTAACAAGGATGGATATTGACTATAACAAGCGGTTAAAAATGGCAGAGTTTACtataagaagagaagagaaacagaaagcTGCAGAGGAAAAAACATCGAAGAAGCGTTTGAAAcgccaaaagaagaagcagaagaaacaggagaagaagcaaaaaccaaacactACTGAGGAAGAAGTAAAGCAACCGAGAGTAGGAGAAATATCATCTGACGAAGGTgaagatgaagtagaagaagagtcTGTGCTAGAACCTTTACGTCCAATGTTTAATATCAAGTTCCAAGAGAACCGTTCATAG
- a CDS encoding Reticulon family protein (Reticulon family protein; FUNCTIONS IN: molecular_function unknown; INVOLVED IN: biological_process unknown; LOCATED IN: endoplasmic reticulum; EXPRESSED IN: 24 plant structures; EXPRESSED DURING: 15 growth stages; CONTAINS InterPro DOMAIN/s: Reticulon (InterPro:IPR003388); BEST Arabidopsis thaliana protein match is: Reticulon family protein (TAIR:AT3G19460.1); Has 1097 Blast hits to 1097 proteins in 90 species: Archae - 0; Bacteria - 0; Metazoa - 625; Fungi - 2; Plants - 455; Viruses - 0; Other Eukaryotes - 15 (source: NCBI BLink).) yields the protein MEESVHQSIRFGSVADLIMWKNRRGGFLLLGSTTLLWFLFEKCGYSFFPFVVNTQLLSVVILFLWAKSAILFNRPMPQLPNLEITEEFVFMVADAIRVWINTVLAVAREIYVGRNAKQLFRVSVVLWTVSFVGNFLNFLTILYLGVVLSLLIPFLYERYQDLIDEKLSLTHRVIQTQYRKIDERLLQKIIAKPTNKIKKMQ from the exons ATGGAAGAATCTGTTCATCAATCGATACGATTCGGCTCag TTGCAGATTTAATCATGTGGAAGAATCGACGCGGAGGGTTTCTTCTACTTGGATCAACGACATTGTTATGGTTCCTCTTTGAGAAATGTGGATACAGTTTCTTCCCCTTTGTTGTTAATACTCAGCTTCTCTCCGTCGTTATACTCTTCCTCTGGGCCAAATCTGCTATTCTCTTCAATAG GCCTATGCCTCAACTACCTAATCTTGAAATCACTGAGGAATTTGTGTTTATGGTGGCTGATGCTATACGAGTCTGGATTAATACCGTGCTCGCTGTTGCTCGTGAGATTTACGTGGGAAGAAATGCAAAGCAACTCTTTCGG GTGAGTGTTGTGTTGTGGACAGTATCATTTGTTGGAAATTTCTTAAACTTCCTCACAATACTCTATCTTG GTGTTGTTCTGAGTCTGTTGATTCCCTTTTTGTACGAGAGATACCAGGATCTTATTGACGAGAAGCTATCTTTAACTCATCGAGTCATTCAGACACAGTACAGGAAGATCGATGAAAGATTACTACAGAAGATTATTGCTAAGCCCACAAataagataaagaagatgCAATAG
- a CDS encoding Reticulon family protein (Reticulon family protein; FUNCTIONS IN: molecular_function unknown; INVOLVED IN: biological_process unknown; LOCATED IN: endoplasmic reticulum; EXPRESSED IN: 24 plant structures; EXPRESSED DURING: 15 growth stages; CONTAINS InterPro DOMAIN/s: Reticulon (InterPro:IPR003388); BEST Arabidopsis thaliana protein match is: Reticulon family protein (TAIR:AT3G19460.1); Has 35333 Blast hits to 34131 proteins in 2444 species: Archae - 798; Bacteria - 22429; Metazoa - 974; Fungi - 991; Plants - 531; Viruses - 0; Other Eukaryotes - 9610 (source: NCBI BLink).), producing MEESVHQSIRFGSVADLIMWKNRRGGFLLLGSTTLLWFLFEKCGYSFFPFVVNTQLLSVVILFLWAKSAILFNRPMPQLPNLEITEEFVFMVADAIRVWINTVLAVAREIYVGRNAKQLFRDLIDEKLSLTHRVIQTQYRKIDERLLQKIIAKPTNKIKKMQ from the exons ATGGAAGAATCTGTTCATCAATCGATACGATTCGGCTCag TTGCAGATTTAATCATGTGGAAGAATCGACGCGGAGGGTTTCTTCTACTTGGATCAACGACATTGTTATGGTTCCTCTTTGAGAAATGTGGATACAGTTTCTTCCCCTTTGTTGTTAATACTCAGCTTCTCTCCGTCGTTATACTCTTCCTCTGGGCCAAATCTGCTATTCTCTTCAATAG GCCTATGCCTCAACTACCTAATCTTGAAATCACTGAGGAATTTGTGTTTATGGTGGCTGATGCTATACGAGTCTGGATTAATACCGTGCTCGCTGTTGCTCGTGAGATTTACGTGGGAAGAAATGCAAAGCAACTCTTTCGG GATCTTATTGACGAGAAGCTATCTTTAACTCATCGAGTCATTCAGACACAGTACAGGAAGATCGATGAAAGATTACTACAGAAGATTATTGCTAAGCCCACAAataagataaagaagatgCAATAG
- the TIC21 gene encoding translocon at inner membrane of chloroplasts 21 (translocon at inner membrane of chloroplasts 21 (TIC21); FUNCTIONS IN: copper uptake transmembrane transporter activity, protein homodimerization activity, iron ion transmembrane transporter activity; INVOLVED IN: protein import into chloroplast stroma, cellular metal ion homeostasis; LOCATED IN: chloroplast, chloroplast inner membrane, chloroplast envelope, Tic complex; EXPRESSED IN: 23 plant structures; EXPRESSED DURING: 13 growth stages; CONTAINS InterPro DOMAIN/s: Protein of unknown function DUF3611 (InterPro:IPR022051); Has 312 Blast hits to 312 proteins in 84 species: Archae - 0; Bacteria - 154; Metazoa - 0; Fungi - 0; Plants - 61; Viruses - 0; Other Eukaryotes - 97 (source: NCBI BLink).), which yields MQSLLLPPASSSGVSAVALRPGFQHSFNHQSLSTRSLPLFNPLLLAPKKKTTISSYQSPPSLSVYGFQIGGSKPSFTPSTVAFSYPTSPSSVPGDNEVDKAKLAQVAKRLEKTSRYFKRLGSIGFWGQLVSTVVAAVILSFSIVVTGKPTSPATFYATASGIAAAFVSVFWSFGYIRLSERLRRTSIDPAKAPPRADVVKGLRSGIMVNILGMGSALLGMQATVGFLVAKALTTSANPFYQGVSQGYSPVLALDVFLVQASANTLLSHFLGLVCSLELLRSVTVPNSESVVVPKVA from the exons ATGCAATCACTACTCTTGCCGCCGGCGAGTTCCTCCGGCGTATCCGCCGTCGCGCTACGGCCAGGTTTCCAGCACTCATTTAACCACCAAAGCCTCTCTACTCGCTCCCTGCCATTGTTTAATCCACTTCTCTTAGctccgaagaagaaaaccacCATCTCCTCATATCAATCGCCACCGTCTCTGTCCGTCTACGGTTTCCAAATCGGAGGATCTAAACCTAGTTTCACACCATCCACGGTGGCATTTTCATATCCGACTTCTCCGTCTTCCGTTCCCGGTGATAATGAGGTCGACAAAGCAAAACTCGCTCAG GTTGCAAAGAGATTGGAGAAGACTTCAAGGTACTTTAAGAGACTAGGGAGTATTGGTTTCTGGGGGCAGCTTGTGTCAACTGTGGTTGCAGCTGTGATTCTATCCTTCTCCATTGTTGTAACTGGGAAACCTACTTCACCTGCTACTTTCTATGCTACTGCTAGTGGGATTGCTGCTGCGTTTGTCTCGGTTTTCTGGTCGTTTGGGTATATTCGGCTCTCCGAGAGGCTCCGTCGAACTTCCATCGACCCTGCCAAG GCGCCGCCTCGCGCTGATGTTGTGAAAGGTTTGAGGAGCGGGATTATGGTAAATATTTTGGGAATGGGATCAGCACTACTCGGGATGCAAGCAACAGTTGGATTTTTAGTTGCAAAGGCTTTAACAACTTCAGCAAACCCTTTCTACCAAGGAGTCTCTCAGGGATACAGTCCCGTTCTTGCTCTTGATGTCTTCCTAGTTCAG GCATCGGCGAACACCTTACTCTCTCATTTCCTTGGTCTTGTTTGCTCGTTGGAGCTGTTGCGGTCTGTGACAGTGCCCAATTCGGAATCTGTCGTAGTTCCTAAGGTTGCTTGA
- a CDS encoding Leucine-rich repeat protein kinase family protein (Leucine-rich repeat protein kinase family protein; FUNCTIONS IN: protein serine/threonine kinase activity, kinase activity, ATP binding; INVOLVED IN: transmembrane receptor protein tyrosine kinase signaling pathway, protein amino acid phosphorylation; LOCATED IN: endomembrane system; EXPRESSED IN: root; CONTAINS InterPro DOMAIN/s: Protein kinase, catalytic domain (InterPro:IPR000719), Leucine-rich repeat-containing N-terminal domain, type 2 (InterPro:IPR013210), Leucine-rich repeat (InterPro:IPR001611), Serine/threonine-protein kinase-like domain (InterPro:IPR017442), Protein kinase-like domain (InterPro:IPR011009); BEST Arabidopsis thaliana protein match is: Leucine-rich repeat protein kinase family protein (TAIR:AT4G34220.1); Has 123026 Blast hits to 85293 proteins in 2770 species: Archae - 86; Bacteria - 9456; Metazoa - 28768; Fungi - 5021; Plants - 67459; Viruses - 302; Other Eukaryotes - 11934 (source: NCBI BLink).) — MTSNRSNLFLHLLLLHLPTLIQALNTDGVALLSFKYSILNDPLLVLRNWNYDDETPCSWTGVTCTELGIPNTPDMFRVTSLVLPNKQLLGSVSPDLFSILHLRILDLSDNFFHGSLPDSVSNASELRILSLGNNKVSGELPRSISNVASLQLLNLSANALTGKIPPNLSLPKNLTVISLAKNSFSGDIPSGFEAVQVLDISSNLLDGSLPPDFRGTSLLYLNLSNNQISGMISPPFAEKFPASAIIDLSFNNLTGPIPNTPPLLNQKTESFSGNIGLCGQPLKTLCSIPSTLSDPPNISETTSPAIAVMPTTPTPTNSSTESTNQTAKSKLKPSTIIGITLADIAGLAIIAMFILYIYQLKKRRSYQEYSTFNVLQKCLEKNDTLSVKKSKHNVADALEFTKSPPAKMGCGSWISRRYEETTSVSSESDIENQKPVEAFDRTGGGRVKHNTETQLVTVDGETQLELDTLLKASAYVLGTNRSDGIVYKAVLENGAAFAVRRIGAESCPAAKFKEFEKEVQGIAKLRHPNLVRVRGFVWGKEEKLLISDYVPNGNLPLSSISAKSSSFSHKPLSFEARLKLARGIARGIAYIHDKKHVHGNIKANNILLDSEFEPVITDMGLDRIMTSAHLLTDGPLSSLQDQPPEWSTSQKPNPKWDVYSFGVILLELLTGIVFSVDRDLVRDSETDEKSWFLKLVDGEIRVEVAHREDEAVACLKLGYECVSSLPQKRPSMKEVVQVLEKMFV; from the exons ATGACTTCCAACAGAAGCAACCTCTTCctccatcttctccttcttcatcttcctacTCTTATCCAAGCTCTTAACACAGATGGTGTTGCTTTACTCTCTTTCAAGTATTCCATCCTCAATGATCCTCTCTTAGTTCTACGAAACTGGAACTACGACGATGAAACACCGTGCTCTTGGACCGGTGTTACATGCACAGAGCTTGGGATTCCCAACACCCCTGACATGTTTAGAGTTACAAGTTTGGTTCTTCCCAACAAACAGCTTCTTGGTTCTGTTTCTCCCGACTTGTTTTCAATCCTACATCTAAGAATCTTGGATCTCTCCGACAATTTCTTCCATGGATCACTGCCGGATTCTGTGTCCAACGCCAGTGAGCTTCGTATTCTGTCCCTTGGTAACAACAAGGTTTCTGGTGAACTACCCCGTAGTATCAGCAACGTGGCTAGTCTGCAGCTCTTGAATCTCTCTGCCAACGCCTTGACCGGAAAAATCCCTCCCAATCTCTCACTTCCCAAGAATCTGACAGTCATTTCCTTGGCGAAGAATTCATTTTCAGGCGATATTCCAAGCGGGTTTGAAGCAGTACAGGTTCTAGATATCTCCTCAAATCTTCTAGACGGATCTCTTCCTCCAGATTTCAGAGGAACAAGTCTCCTTTACCTCAACTTatcaaacaatcaaatctCCGGCATGATTTCTCCACCTTTCGCCGAAAAATTTCCAGCAAGCGCCATCATTGATCTCTCCTTCAACAATCTAACAGGACCAATCCCTAACACACCACCATTGCTTAACCAAAAGACCGAGTCTTTTTCTGGTAACATAGGCTTATGTGGTCAGCCATTAAAGACCCTTTGTTCAATCCCTTCTACTCTATCAGACCCACCAAATATCTCTGAAACTACTTCACCTGCAATAGCAGTCATGCCCACAACTCCAACACCAACAAACTCTtcaacagaatcaacaaatcAAACAGCCAAAAGCAAACTAAAACCAAGCACAATCATCGGCATTACACTTGCAGATATAGCTGGTCTTGCTATCATAGCCATGTTCATCCTCTACATATACCAGCTCAAGAAACGTAGAAGCTACCAAGAATACAGCACTTTCAACGTCTTACAAAAATGTCTGGAGAAAAACGATACATTATCCGTCAAGAAATCGAAACACAACGTCGCCGACGCCTTGGAGTTCACGAAATCTCCGCCTGCAAAAATGGGATGCGGTTCATGGATAAGCAGAAGGTACGAAGAAACAACGTCGGTGTCATCCGAGAGTGACATAGAGAACCAAAAACCCGTTGAGGCATTTGATCGAACAGGTGGTGGGCGAGTAAAACACAATACTGAAACTCAACTAGTGACAGTGGATGGAGAAACTCAGCTGGAGCTAGATACTCTACTAAAGGCATCAGCTTACGTACTTGGAACCAACAGAAGCGACGGAATTGTGTATAAAGCGGTGTTAGAGAACGGTGCGGCTTTTGCAGTGCGGCGGATTGGGGCGGAGAGTTGTCCGGCGGCGAAATTTAAGGAATTCGAAAAGGAGGTTCAGGGTATCGCTAAACTTCGTCACCCAAATCTCGTTAGGGTTCGTGGCTTCGTTTGggggaaagaagagaagcttctcATCTCCGACTATGTCCCAAATGGAAACCTACCTCTATCCTCCATCTCCG CAAAATCAAGCTCGTTTTCTCATAAACCTCTCTCCTTTGAGGCACGGCTCAAGTTAGCAAGAGGAATAGCTAGAGGAATTGCTTATATCCACGACAAGAAGCATGTGCACGGCAACATCAAGGCCAATAACATTCTCTTGGACTCCGAGTTTGAGCCTGTAATTACAGATATGGGCCTTGATCGTATTATGACTTCGGCCCATTTACTCACGGACGGGCCATTGTCGAGCTTACAAGACCAACCACCAGAGTGGTCGACAAGCCAGAAGCCAAACCCCAAATGGGATGTATATTCATTTGGTGTTATACTCTTGGAACTTCTCACAGGCATAGTTTTTTCGGTCGATCGAGATTTGGTTCGCGATTCTGAGACTGATGAGAAAAGTTGGTTCTTGAAGTTGGTCGATGGGGAAATTAGGGTTGAGGTGGCTCACCGCGAGGATGAGGCGGTCGCATGCTTGAAGTTAGGCTATGAATGTGTCTCCTCCTTGCCTCAAAAGCGACCGTCTATGAAGGAAGTGGTGCAAGTGCTAgagaaaatgtttgtttag
- the ARFB1A gene encoding ADP-ribosylation factor B1A (ADP-ribosylation factor B1A (ARFB1A); FUNCTIONS IN: GTP binding; INVOLVED IN: N-terminal protein myristoylation; LOCATED IN: intracellular; EXPRESSED IN: 13 plant structures; EXPRESSED DURING: 6 growth stages; CONTAINS InterPro DOMAIN/s: ADP-ribosylation factor (InterPro:IPR006688), Small GTP-binding protein (InterPro:IPR005225), ARF/SAR superfamily (InterPro:IPR006689); BEST Arabidopsis thaliana protein match is: ADP-ribosylation factor A1F (TAIR:AT1G10630.1); Has 16727 Blast hits to 16719 proteins in 560 species: Archae - 15; Bacteria - 32; Metazoa - 8664; Fungi - 2207; Plants - 2295; Viruses - 3; Other Eukaryotes - 3511 (source: NCBI BLink).): MGARFSRIAKRFLPKSKVRILMVGLDGSGKTTILYKLKLGEVVTTVPTIGFNLETVEYKGINFTVWDIGGQEKIRKLWRHYFQNAQGLIFVVDSSDSERLSEARNELHRILTDNELEGACVLVFANKQDSRNALPVAEVANKLGLHSLSKRCWLIQGTSAISGQGLYEGLEWLSTTIPNKPERSTSVSSFRSDSYERKLVRGPRY; encoded by the exons aTGGGAGCCAGATTTTCACGTATAGCGAAAAGGTTTCTTCCTAAAAGTAAAGTAAGGATTTTGATGGTTGGTCTTGATGGTTCAGGGAAGACTACCATCCTTTACAAGTTGAAGCTTGGAGAAGTTGTCACAACAGTGCCTACTATTG GTTTCAACCTCGAGACAGTAGAATACAAAGGCATCAATTTCACTGTATGGGATATAGGAGGACAAGAGAAG ATTCGCAAATTGTGGAGACACTATTTCCAGAACGCGCAGGGGCTCATCTTTGTAGTGGACAGCAGCGATAGTGAAAGGTTATCAGAAGCTCGAAACGAGCTGCATCGCATACTAACCGAT AATGAACTAGAAGGTGCATGTGTACTTGTCTTTGCGAACAAGCAAGATTCGAGAAATGCTTTACCTGTAGCCGAGGTTGCCAACAAACTTGGTCTACACAGCCTATCCAAACGTTGTTG GCTTATACAAGGAACCTCAGCTATCTCTGGGCAAGGATTATACGAAGGACTTGAGTGGCTATCGACAACAATCCCCAACAAACCCGAACGGTCTACTTCGGTTAGTAGTTTCCGGAGTGATTCCTATGAGAGGAAGCTGGTCCGAGGTCCGAGGTATTAA
- a CDS encoding uncharacterized protein (unknown protein; LOCATED IN: endomembrane system; Has 30201 Blast hits to 17322 proteins in 780 species: Archae - 12; Bacteria - 1396; Metazoa - 17338; Fungi - 3422; Plants - 5037; Viruses - 0; Other Eukaryotes - 2996 (source: NCBI BLink).) yields the protein MYGINFWPLVRIYLPAKSGLVSCSNENSLFFMHPSMFPTIFKIRFDLSNLFEKSYLRNFLLLVMLEQRLGHINLGVVSSGASSGVGVFR from the coding sequence ATGTACGGGATTAATTTCTGGCCTTTAGTCAGAATCTATTTACCGGCCAAGTCCGGTCTAGTCTCTTGCTCTAACGAAAACAGTCTCTTTTTCATGCATCCGTCGATGTTTCCGACTATCTTCAAGATCCGTTTCGATCTCTCCAATCTGTTCGAGAAGTCATATCTTCGTAACTTCCTTTTGCTCGTGATGTTAGAGCAAAGATTAGGCCACATCAATTTGGGTGTGGTCAGTAGTGGAGCTTCCTCGGGAGTTGGTGTTTTTCGGTGA